One segment of Planctomycetaceae bacterium DNA contains the following:
- a CDS encoding efflux RND transporter periplasmic adaptor subunit, whose amino-acid sequence MIGVCMLAGCGAPEATVAESPHEEHHKILVTSPAAKNVTVTQKYVCQIHSHRHIDVCALESGYLEEIPVKEGQEVTQDDPLFVILPTLYRARLEAEKAEVDLAKIEYNNTEKLFQQKVVAQPEVALAKAKLAKAEAKMRLTQAELDFTTIKAPFSGIIDHQYMQQGSLIAEGDILTTLSDNQVMWVYFNVPERDYLEYVADPHKDDLIVELQLANGEKFSYPGQIGAIEADFNNETGNIAFRADFPNPDGLLRHGQTGTVLLGRVVRAVVVPQRATFEILAKKYAFVVTDDDADSASAGGDHEQPVTANHDHPASHGVVHQREITIQDEQDDIFLIGNGLTVHDKIILEGIRQVRDGEQITYEFKAPESVLVNMKYHAE is encoded by the coding sequence GTGATCGGAGTCTGCATGCTCGCAGGTTGCGGGGCTCCGGAAGCGACTGTCGCGGAATCGCCGCATGAAGAGCACCACAAGATTCTCGTGACAAGTCCTGCTGCAAAAAACGTCACAGTCACGCAGAAGTACGTTTGTCAGATTCATTCACATCGACACATCGACGTGTGTGCTCTGGAGAGCGGATATCTTGAAGAGATTCCCGTCAAGGAAGGCCAGGAAGTCACGCAGGACGATCCGCTGTTCGTGATTCTGCCCACGCTTTACAGGGCAAGACTCGAAGCCGAAAAGGCTGAAGTAGATCTTGCGAAGATCGAATACAACAACACGGAAAAGCTATTCCAGCAAAAGGTAGTTGCACAGCCGGAGGTGGCGCTGGCCAAAGCCAAACTTGCCAAAGCCGAAGCAAAGATGCGGCTGACGCAGGCAGAACTGGATTTCACGACGATCAAAGCGCCCTTTAGCGGCATTATCGACCATCAGTATATGCAACAGGGCAGCCTGATTGCAGAAGGAGACATTCTTACGACTCTATCCGACAACCAAGTGATGTGGGTCTACTTCAACGTCCCGGAAAGAGATTATCTCGAATACGTTGCCGATCCACACAAGGATGATCTGATCGTCGAGCTTCAGCTTGCGAACGGGGAGAAGTTCTCCTATCCCGGACAAATCGGTGCAATCGAGGCTGACTTCAACAACGAGACCGGAAATATCGCCTTTCGCGCAGATTTCCCGAATCCGGATGGCCTGCTGCGCCACGGTCAGACCGGAACGGTATTGCTGGGCCGCGTTGTCCGGGCCGTCGTGGTGCCACAGCGCGCGACATTCGAAATTCTGGCCAAGAAATACGCTTTTGTCGTCACTGACGATGACGCCGACAGCGCGAGCGCGGGGGGTGATCACGAACAGCCAGTGACGGCCAATCATGATCATCCAGCATCACACGGTGTTGTACATCAGCGGGAGATCACCATTCAGGATGAACAGGACGATATCTTTCTGATCGGGAATGGTCTGACAGTTCACGACAAAATCATTCTTGAGGGAATTCGACAGGTGCGTGACGGGGAGCAAATTACCTACGAATTCAAGGCGCCAGAATCCGTTCTGGTCAACATGAAATACCACGCAGAATAG